GTCGGCGATGAGGCCACGAGCGCTGTGTGTGGCCGGCGAGGGGGAGCTTCCTCTCTCACCACCTTCACCTCGTCTGCGGGGGCAGCAACGCCGTCCTTGGCCTGATGGGACGAGCTGGGGAAAGGGGGATGCTGCGTTGTTGTCGCAGGCTCCAGAGGCAAAAGCTGGAAGCCGCTGATGTTGCAAGGTCGACCCTGCCGCCATGATGCCGAGGACAGAGTGTGGAGAATAGGCAGGACGTCCTGCAGCACGTTCACCAAGCGCACGTCAAGCCAGTATAAGAGACAAGaccacataataataataataataataataataataataataataataataataataataataataataataataataataataataataataataataataataataataataaataataaagattcTTTCTCTGAAGAACTCACATTACTTAATTAAATAGCTAGCAAGATATACTAATCCACATAAATTCTGATttactaatttcttttttaaaaaatatatatggaaaaatatgcaaatatataaatgtaacaGTATAAACAGTATAGTGACAGTATAAACTGACTTTACCATTGTGACAAGTATAATATCTTTAACGTTAGCCTGGacctgaaaagagaaaaatacagctgaaaaaataataaattacaattacaatattAAGGGTAATTTCATATTTACGAtgcattataaaaaataataataatttcagttgttttaatattactttCAGTCAACTGTTCCCAAACCAAAAACAAGTTGTGACGGAAATAGATACAAGGTTGGACACTTGAGAAACATCAAGCAGAGTTGGTATTGACAATATACATGTCTTGCCTGAGCTAACATGGCGACAGAGGTCACAGGGTCATCTTGCTCCAGGTCAAGTAAGATGCACACGTCTCGCGCTACGTGAAGCGAGCGAAATACAGATGACATCTCAGTCACATGACTTTTGTCGCCCACACGCCGGACGTCCAGTTCCAACATAATCTCTCGGACGTTGATTGCCTGGAATAAGTCCTGGATTCGCATTAAGCCTACAGGACGAGAGTAGGTTGGTTTTTATAGAGCGGACAGTTATCACCAAACGAGTCAtcagtcaaaaacaaaaacaaaaacaaaaactaaaaacctCACCTAAAGACGGTCATTGAAAATTCCATTCAGCATAActgcagaaaaatattatattcacCAAAATATAGTACCTCACATACACCACCCTCCTAAATACACACCACCTAAAAAAGATGCACATCACAAATATGTAGCACCTGGCGAAAATGTAGTACATCAAAGACACTCCCAAACATACACCACATCACAAACACAACCTCACAAACATACATCGCCTCAAAAAAGTACCTAAAAAAATACACCACTCACAAAATGCACCACCtcatataaaaatgtcacaaaaatatgtcAGCTCACAAACAGCCAACCAAACTCAAAGAAATGGTTTACATGGGAAATTACTAAAACTGTCTTCTTGATGTGCACGTCAACATGTAAAGAAGAcgattctttttattattataaccttagatacatttttatctttctgtgtatatatatgtgtgtgtgtgtgtgaggacatagaaagagagggagaaactcgacttttcttttaaaattaaattcgatatttttcttttctttgcattgtACTAGACTTGTTCAGATATTTTCATCATTGTAATAGGCTCTGCgtacagaaataattaaaaacaaatttataaaagacaaagacTGATTCATTGTAAAAGTATACAATCAGGAATTTACaacctaataaaaaaaaagcgcgGTTATGTACACAAGACGGGCGGGAAACCAGACTATTGATAAAGATGAGTTTATTCCTCATGCGTGGCACAAATAGACTGATGTTAAAATTAATAGCAGGCTGTATGAGGGCTTAGCGGTgcttgaaacattatttttcatgctaATACAGACT
This is a stretch of genomic DNA from Pomacea canaliculata isolate SZHN2017 linkage group LG3, ASM307304v1, whole genome shotgun sequence. It encodes these proteins:
- the LOC112560821 gene encoding uncharacterized protein LOC112560821 isoform X1; protein product: MAAVVDLLDYHDCTSALYVYDSDEGLMRIQDLFQAINVREIMLELDVRRVGDKSHVTEMSSVFRSLHVARDVCILLDLEQDDPVTSVAMLAQVQANVKDIILVTMDVLPILHTLSSASWRQGRPCNISGFQLLPLEPATTTQHPPFPSSSHQAKDGVAAPADEVKVVREEAPPRRPHTALVASSPTRCWCCRPPSQTCCRLTETSSSTHATTTATPSSGKKSL